From the genome of Streptomyces spinoverrucosus:
AGGGCCGGAACATCGTCGCCATCAAGATCAGCGACAACGTCGGCACGGACGAGGCCGAGCCCGAGGTGCTGTTCACCCACCACCAGCACGCGCGTGAGCACCTCACCGTCGAGATGGCGCTGTATCTGCTGCGGGAACTGACGTCCGACTACGGCTCGGACTCCCGTGTGACGAACATGGTGAACAACCGGGAGATCTGGATCATCCCCGACCTCAACCCGGACGGCGGCGAGTACGACATCGCCACCGGCTCCTACCGGTCGTGGCGGAAGAACCGGCAGCCCAACTCCGGTTCGTCGTACGTCGGTACGGACCTGAACCGGAACTGGAACTACCGGTGGGGTTGCTGCGGTGGGTCGTCCGGCTCGCCGTCCTCCGACACCTACCGTGGCTCGGCGCCCGAGTCGGCGCCCGAGGTGAAGGTCGTCGCCAACTTCGTGCGCAGCCGTGTGGTGGGCGGGACGCAGCAGATCAAGGCGGGGATCGACTTCCACACGTACAGCGAGCTGGTGCTCTGGCCGTTCGGGTACACGTACTCCGACACGACCACCGGGATGACGGCGGACGACCGGAACGCCTTCGCCACGGTGGGGCAGAAGATGGCCGCGAGCAATGGCTACACGCCGGAGCAGTCGAGCGACCTGTACATCACGGACGGGTCGATCGACGACTATCTGTGGGGCTCGCAGAAGATCTTCGGGTACACGTTCGAGATGTATCCGAGGTCGGCCTCCGGGGGCGGGTTCTACCCGCCCGACGAGGTGATCGAGCGGGAGACGTCCCGTAACCGGGATGCGGTGCTTCAGTTGCTGGAGAACGCGGACTGTATGTACCGGTCGATTGGTAAGGAAACCCAGTACTGCTAGTCGTCGTCCTCGGCGTCCGCTTCGAAGTACGCGTCCAGTACCGCGTCCAACTGCTCGTCCCAGTCCCTGTGCTGCGACCGCGACTTCGCCTCGATCTCGATCGGGTACCAGCGGCGGTCCGGCGTGTGGACGGTCACCGTGAACCGCTTGCCGAAGCGCGGTGACTCCGTCTCGATCGCGCCGATCTCGTCCCAGCGGAACTCGCAGCTCTCGTCGTCGAGGCTGAGGCGTACGCCCCGGGCGTCGGCGACGATACGGGCCCGGCGGTCGGCGGCCTCGAACTCGGGGCCGTCGGCCGCCTCCTGCTCCGGTTCCTCGGCCTCCTCGGCCTCGGGCTCCACCGCGTCGGAGGCCTCCTCGGTGGCCTCCTCCTCGACCGGCGCCGCATCCTCGGGCTCGGGCTCGGCGGCCTGCTCCGGGCCGGTGAGCCCGGGGATGTGGGCCGGGTTCATCCCGGCGTCCATGGGCTGACTGCTCGTACCTATGCGCTGCTCCACAGCGGGCAGTATGGCGGACATTGCTGTGCCGTGGGGCGCCGGGGGCGTCAGAGGTTCACTCGTCCATGAAGACGATCCTCCGGGACGGGGTGGCCGCGCCCGCCGCCGCGCTCGCCACCGGACGGCCGGCCGGGACCGCGCGCTCCCGGCCCCAGGCGCGGATCTCCTCGATCTGCTCGGGGTTGACCCGGCTCAGCGGCACCGTGTTGGCGAAGGTGTCCAGCACGAACGACGGCTTCAGGCGGTCGGCGCCGCCCAGGCGGTACGCCTCCTCCCCCACGTCGTGCAGGGTGGACTCGATGTCGGAGCCCGCGAAGCCCTCGGAGAGGTCGACCAGCCGGTCGACCTGCTCGGGCTCGGGGTCGGTCCTCAGATAGCGGCGGTGGTACAGCTCGATGATCTCCCGGCGGTCCTGGCTGTCGGGCAGGTCGACGAAGAACAGCTCGTCGAACCGGCCCTTGCGCAGCAGCTCCGGCGGCAGGCTGCGGATGTCGTTGGCGGTGGCCACGACGAAGGCCCGTGACCGGGACTCCTGGAGCCAGAACAGGAACTGCCCGATGATCCGCTGCGGCACGCCGGACATGTCGTCCTTGCCCGCGAGGCCCTTCTCGATCTCGTCGATCCACAGGATGCAGGGCGCCACCCGGTCCGCCATCGCCAGCGCCTCCCGGAACCGGCCCTCGGACTCGCCCAGGTACTTGCCGTGGATGCTGGCCATGTCGAGCCGGTAGAGCGGCAGCTGCCACTCGTGGGCGATGGCCTTGGCCGACAGCGACTTGCCGCAGCCGGGTACGCCGACGAGCAGTACGCCCCGGGGCGGGCGGAGTTCGGTGTCGCGCAGGTCGGCGTGGAGCATGCCGTGCTTGCGCCGCAGCCACTCGCGCAGGCTGGTCAGTCCGCCGACGGTGTAGTTGCTCTCCTTGAGCTGGACGCGTTCCAGGCCGGTTAGATTGCTGAAGATGCGGTCCTTGGCCTGGGCGAGGCCGAGGACGTCGGCCTTCAGGATCGAGCCCTTGGCGGCGATGGTCGCCATGAGGTTGATGCACTCGGCCTCGGTGACACCGCTGAGGAACTCGGCGGCGCGCCGGGTGTCGTCCTCGTCCCACTCGATGGGGATGTGGCCCCGGTGGTCGCCGAGGAAGCCGGCCAGGGTTTCGTACATCTCGTCGGCGTTCGGCAGGTCCAGGTGCAGGCTCATGCCGAGGCGTTGCAGGCCGCTCCAGATGGGGGCGTCCGTGATGACGACGATGCTGCCCATGTTGTTGTCGGCGAGCCGGGCGAGTTCGGCGATGTGCCGGGTGACGGGGGTGTCGGAGTCCAGGTGGTCGGGGTCGACGAGGACGATCGTGGCGTTGGCGCGGCTGCTGAACTGGGCGGCGGCGAAGTCCATGGCGCCGGTGAGGGAGCGGTCGTCCTGGACGGTGGCGTTGGTGCGGAGGTCGCGGAGGCCGGTGGCTCTGGTGTAGATCCAGAACGGCATGCTGCTGCGGCGGGGTTGGAGGGCGGCATCGCGCAGGAGGCGGAGGGCGCGTTGTTGTTCTATGGTGCGCATGCCGATCACCGGGACGCGGGCGGAGATGTAGCTGTCTAGGTGGTGGAGGCTTTCGGTGTAGTTCGACATGGGGGCCTTCGGTTCGATTTTGGGTGCGGGTGCGTGGGGGTTGATCGCGCCCACGCGGCGGAGCCGCACATTGATGCAGCCCCGCGCCCCTAAGTAAGGACAGTCACGGTCACCTAATCCGTCACGACTCTTCGGCGGGGGCGATCCACCGTGTGCGCCTGCGCCCAGGGATCCGCCGTCGGTGTCGTCGGCCTGGCCGTCAGGGCGTTGTCCCGGACCGTGCGTCTGCGTTGGTCGAGCCAGCGGAGGTCCGCGCCGTTTGTTGCGGCCAGGTTGTCCAGGTGGCGTTCGATCTGGGACTGGAAGTCCGTGATCTGGGACTCGACCAGTTCGGTGAACTTGGTGCGGAGGGTTTCGGGCAGGCCGGGGTGGCCGGCCACCGCGCGGACCTCCTGGAGGCCCGCCCTCGCCTGGGCCAGGGCGCGGCCCGCCGAGAACTCGTCGGGGGCCGCGAGGAGTGCCTGGGTGAGGTGGCGGTCCCAGTGCTTGAGGCGTTTGTCGAGGGCCTCGCCCACGTGGAGGGTGAAACGCTCCCAGGTCTCGCCGGGGAAGTCGTCCTGGGACAGGGGCGGCAGGCCGGCCGGGTCTGCGGGCTCGGCGGCGGCCCAGCGGTGCAGGAAGTCCACCCAGGTCTCGTAGGGGCCTCCGTGTCCCCAGTAGGAGTGCGTGTTCACACCGTGCCGCCCGGCCTGCGGACGACGGTCTCGCCGGGTGGCAGGGGCTCCCAGTCGGGCAGGCCCTCGGCGATCTTGCGGACCCTGCTGGTGGCGCGTTCCCCGGCGGGCCTGCGGGTGGCGCCCCAGGGTGAGGTGCCGGGCGTGGCGTACTGGGGGTCGCCCGCGGGGCGGCGGGGTGGGGGCGGGGCCGCCGGGGTGGCGCCGGGCGGGGTGCTCATGACGCGGTTTCCTCCTTGGCTACGGTGCGGCCCTCGAAGGGTGAGGCGCCGCGGGTCGCGGTGGCGAGGGAGTTGATGAACTCCCGGCACTGCGGCTCGACGGCGTCGGCGGCGCGGAACTTGGCGTTCCAGTCGGTGAGTTCGGCGGAGGCGGCACGCAGGTGGTGCACGGATTCCTGCTTGGCCTGCTGGAGGATCTGCCGGGCGTTGTTCTGCAGGCGGACCGCGGCCTGGGCGCCGCCCCGCAGGACGAGTCCCCAGGCGCCGCCGACGATCAGCGCGGCCACCAGGGCGGTGGGGAAGGAGATGGAGCCGACGATCACCAGGATGCCGAACAGGACGAGGGCGAGCGGCATCACCTTCTTGCCCCACGGGTAGGCGTAGGCCGCGATGAACGGCTCCATGTGCTGGTCCCAGTGGGCGGAAAGGGAGGCTTCCAGCTCGGGCAGCGGGCGGGTGAACGAGCCCTGCCAGGGCGGGAGCTGGAAGGTCTGCGAGGCGACCGTGTAGGCGGTG
Proteins encoded in this window:
- a CDS encoding M14 family metallopeptidase, which encodes MRLRIRGSGVRSGRRTAALATLLALALAAPISATATDATADGAGRAAASADDIRQYEIHTHSSAKDRTAIQRAGVTVDEADDHTVVVSGRADQIRKLRSQGYEITPLGAVPDRSAGEDDVRLFDFPSADSRYHNYAEMTNEINSVVAANPSIASQRVIGTSYQGRNIVAIKISDNVGTDEAEPEVLFTHHQHAREHLTVEMALYLLRELTSDYGSDSRVTNMVNNREIWIIPDLNPDGGEYDIATGSYRSWRKNRQPNSGSSYVGTDLNRNWNYRWGCCGGSSGSPSSDTYRGSAPESAPEVKVVANFVRSRVVGGTQQIKAGIDFHTYSELVLWPFGYTYSDTTTGMTADDRNAFATVGQKMAASNGYTPEQSSDLYITDGSIDDYLWGSQKIFGYTFEMYPRSASGGGFYPPDEVIERETSRNRDAVLQLLENADCMYRSIGKETQYC
- a CDS encoding AAA family ATPase, yielding MSNYTESLHHLDSYISARVPVIGMRTIEQQRALRLLRDAALQPRRSSMPFWIYTRATGLRDLRTNATVQDDRSLTGAMDFAAAQFSSRANATIVLVDPDHLDSDTPVTRHIAELARLADNNMGSIVVITDAPIWSGLQRLGMSLHLDLPNADEMYETLAGFLGDHRGHIPIEWDEDDTRRAAEFLSGVTEAECINLMATIAAKGSILKADVLGLAQAKDRIFSNLTGLERVQLKESNYTVGGLTSLREWLRRKHGMLHADLRDTELRPPRGVLLVGVPGCGKSLSAKAIAHEWQLPLYRLDMASIHGKYLGESEGRFREALAMADRVAPCILWIDEIEKGLAGKDDMSGVPQRIIGQFLFWLQESRSRAFVVATANDIRSLPPELLRKGRFDELFFVDLPDSQDRREIIELYHRRYLRTDPEPEQVDRLVDLSEGFAGSDIESTLHDVGEEAYRLGGADRLKPSFVLDTFANTVPLSRVNPEQIEEIRAWGRERAVPAGRPVASAAAGAATPSRRIVFMDE